The Strix aluco isolate bStrAlu1 chromosome 19, bStrAlu1.hap1, whole genome shotgun sequence genome contains a region encoding:
- the LOC141932135 gene encoding 1-acyl-sn-glycerol-3-phosphate acyltransferase alpha-like → MELLLLHYPFTFLFIAFLVLYQVKPAFRYFCKMTFYKLWIFTLSIVVIIVSIPHGRNVENMKFFRMSLLPLKYIFGVKIVVKGKENLRTKKPHVLVLNHQTSLDIMVLMEILPNRCVPIAKKEILYMGPFGLACWLSGIIFIDRKKKEESITTLMEVAHSLHKENIHVLIFPEGTRNHGGSMLPFKRGAFQLAVKAQVPIIPVVISSYCNFYSQKEKRFTPGESIIQILPEVETFGLGLDDVPKLTEQVPDSMLTAYQEISGMTNGASH, encoded by the exons ATGGAGCTTTTGCTCCTTCACTACCcatttacttttttgttcatCGCATTTCTAGTCCTTTACCAGGTGAAGCCTGCATTCAGATACTTCTGCAAGATGACCTTCTATAAGTTGTGGATCTTCACCCTAAGCATTGTGGTCATTATAGTCAGTATTCCTCATGGACGTAACGTGGAAAACATGAA GTTTTTTCGCATGTCACTCCTGCCACTCAAATACATCTTTGGTGTCAAGATAGTGGTGAAGGGCAAGGAGAACCTCAGAACTAAGAAACCTCACGTCCTCGTGTTGAATCACCAGACCTCCCTTGACATTATGG TGCTGATGGAGATATTACCAAATCGCTGTGTGCCCATTGCAAAGAAGGAAATCCTATACATGGGCCCTTTCGGTCTAGCATGCTGGCTTTCAGGAATCATTTTCATTGACCGCAAGAAGAAGGAAGAGTCTATCACTACCTTGATGGAGGTGGCACACTCCCTGCACAAAGAAAAT ATCCATGTCTTGATCTTCCCTGAAGGAACTCGCAATCATGGTGGCTCCATGTTGCCCTTCAAACGTGGGGCCTTCCAGCTGGCTGTGAAAGCCCAG GTGCCCATTATTCCGGTAGTGATCTCTTCCTACTGCAACTTCTACAGCCAGAAGGAGAAGAGATTTACACCAG GGGAAAGCATCATCCAGATCCTGCCAGAAGTGGAGACGTTCGGCCTGGGCCTAGATGATGTTCCCAAGCTCACCGAGCAGGTCCCTGACTCCATGCTCACTGCCTATCAGGAGATATCAGGAATGACGAACGGGGCTTCCCATTAG